CAGAGCACCGGCGAGCGGCCCGCGGACTCGTGCGAACTTTCCAGCATTCGTCGTTGTTCTTGCGTGCGAGCGCCCTGCAAAACGTGCAGCTTGCGGTGCAGCGCCAGCAAGGGTTGCACCGGTGGCTGATCCCCCGGCCTCGACGTACCGCCGCGGCTGCCGCGCGCTCAATGCAGCTCCTTGAGTCGGTCGGATTGGCCGACCGGCACGCACAGACCGCCGGTGCGCTCTCGCACGGAGAACGGCGCCAGCTCGAAGTCGCCGTCGCGCTGGGCGCCGACCCGTCGGTGCTGCTGCTCGACGAGCCGGCGGCCGGAATGTCAGCGAGTGAGACCGCACGCTTCAAGGAGCTCGTGCTCAGCCTTCCGTCAGACATGACAATTTTGCTGGTCGAGCACGACCTCGATCTCGTGTTTGGCCTTGCCGATCGAGTGAGCGTGCTG
The nucleotide sequence above comes from Epidermidibacterium keratini. Encoded proteins:
- a CDS encoding ABC transporter ATP-binding protein, whose translation is MSEVALQLDGVSRHFGALKAVDEISIAVPSGSRHAVIGPNGAGKSTLFAVIAGTLSPTAGRIALGADDITSMPEHRRAARGLVRTFQHSSLFLRASALQNVQLAVQRQQGLHRWLIPRPRRTAAAAARSMQLLESVGLADRHAQTAGALSHGERRQLEVAVALGADPSVLLLDEPAAGMSASETARFKELVLSLPSDMTILLVEHDLDLVFGLADRVSVLHLGRHLFTGTPQEVRANDDVQRAYLGTADTSELFPGAL